Proteins encoded in a region of the Streptomyces violaceoruber genome:
- a CDS encoding MFS transporter has translation MTPADTGASTVVDAASAASDSSGSSGSSEPSDPRMAPRGPGYRRMSFALFLAGVATFALLYSTQALLPLISGDLGVTASDASWTVAAATGGLALFVLPMSALSERFGRRTVMTASLAVAVSVGLLVPFAPSLPALVALRAVQGAALAGLPASATAYLAEEVRPRALVTAIGLFVAGNSVGGMSGRVITGWVAQEWGWRVAVGVIGLVAVACAVAFRLLLPAPQHFTPGSLRPRVLVGTVRDHLANPLLRRLYAIGALFMTVFGGVYTVIGYRLTEAPFSLPQGLIGSIFLVYLVGTVSASTAGRLVGRLGRRGALYLGAGTTAAGLLLSLAPSLPLVLLGLVLITAGFFAGHAVASSAVGKTAQHGRAQASALYQSAYYVGSSAGSTVGAVAFHSGGWAGTVAVGVLAVLGVVVITVSGSLAARRQAAGAPVRALGLPR, from the coding sequence ATGACTCCCGCCGATACCGGGGCGTCCACGGTCGTGGACGCCGCATCCGCCGCCTCCGATTCCTCCGGCTCCTCCGGCTCCTCCGAGCCGTCCGACCCGCGCATGGCTCCGCGCGGCCCCGGCTACCGCCGGATGAGTTTCGCGCTGTTCCTGGCGGGCGTCGCGACCTTCGCGCTTCTCTACTCCACCCAGGCCCTGCTGCCGCTGATCTCCGGCGACCTGGGCGTCACGGCGAGCGACGCGAGCTGGACGGTGGCCGCCGCGACCGGTGGCCTCGCGCTGTTCGTGCTGCCGATGAGCGCGCTGTCGGAGCGGTTCGGCCGCCGTACGGTCATGACGGCCTCGCTGGCGGTCGCGGTGAGTGTCGGGCTGCTGGTGCCCTTCGCCCCGTCGCTGCCGGCGCTGGTCGCACTGCGGGCGGTGCAGGGCGCGGCGCTGGCCGGACTCCCGGCCTCGGCGACGGCGTACCTCGCGGAGGAGGTGCGGCCGCGGGCGCTGGTCACCGCGATCGGCCTGTTCGTGGCGGGCAACAGCGTGGGCGGGATGAGCGGCCGGGTCATCACCGGCTGGGTCGCCCAGGAGTGGGGCTGGCGGGTCGCCGTCGGGGTGATCGGCCTGGTCGCGGTGGCGTGCGCGGTGGCCTTCCGGCTGCTGCTGCCGGCGCCGCAGCACTTCACCCCGGGCTCGCTGCGTCCGCGCGTCCTGGTCGGCACCGTGCGCGACCACCTCGCCAACCCGCTGCTGCGCCGCCTGTACGCGATCGGCGCGCTGTTCATGACGGTGTTCGGCGGTGTCTACACGGTGATCGGCTACCGCCTGACCGAGGCACCCTTCTCGCTCCCGCAGGGTCTGATCGGCTCGATCTTCCTGGTCTACCTGGTCGGCACGGTCTCGGCCTCGACGGCGGGCCGGCTGGTGGGCCGCCTGGGCCGCCGCGGCGCGCTCTACCTGGGCGCGGGGACGACGGCGGCGGGCCTGCTGCTGTCCCTGGCGCCGTCCCTGCCGCTGGTCCTGCTCGGCCTGGTGCTGATCACGGCGGGCTTCTTCGCCGGGCACGCGGTGGCGTCCTCGGCGGTCGGCAAGACCGCGCAGCACGGCCGGGCCCAGGCCTCGGCGCTGTACCAGTCCGCCTACTACGTGGGTTCCAGCGCGGGCAGCACGGTCGGCGCGGTGGCCTTCCACTCCGGCGGCTGGGCCGGCACGGTCGCGGTGGGGGTGCTCGCGGTGCTGGGCGTCGTGGTCATCACGGTCTCCGGGTCGCTGGCGGCCCGCCGCCAGGCCGCGGGCGCACCGGTGAGGGCTCTGGGCCTGCCGCGCTGA